The proteins below come from a single Triticum aestivum cultivar Chinese Spring chromosome 5D, IWGSC CS RefSeq v2.1, whole genome shotgun sequence genomic window:
- the LOC123119583 gene encoding cation/H(+) antiporter 15-like, with translation MSLAGEVVVNRSLYCFEHSSGRPTSSGVFAGDDPLKFYFPLLLYHICIIFILSHAMYAVFRRVGIPLVISQILAGTLLGPSILGHYLPHIGEVFATPEGWVQINTVGGYAFTLHIFTIGVKTDLGMIVKSGKKAIAIAVLGTAAPHLAMYVTALALSDRIPKQWTDTFLLTNLNSWWSLSAFIVVCCTLDDLHLLSSKLGRLAMSAALIGDFANTFAIAGVTSYLLQASPEEKLQRIGFASSLSFTVFIALMGLVARPVILRLIRDVPEGGILSESRLVAVLLISITCSFAGELLGLHATYGPFMLGLMLPGGAPLGVTLAERLDRLVAGVLTPLLIAQGGMRMNVHMITDASTCGLLEVFLVVGIVAKFVACMVPCLYCQIPVRESVAVGLMMNFKGITEVVYASAFMDSKVLDDQAYAAFMINVLVVGAATGAAVKYMYHPEEKYVANQRRTVESKKVGEELRVLACVHSQVDVAPVVALLDAASPTPTTPVSVYLLHLLPLAGLTSSVLRSFKHSDRHCVPTGSKATESERVVNAFQFFVDQRQQGSSSLLPYVCIAPYATMHNDVCTVALEKRAMLIIVPFHKRLAIDGSVEPTSPNAGAIQDTNINILNYAPCSVAILVDRGSLSGVASTASIDTIDGLFPHRVAMYFLGGPDDREAMALAAYMAEDAPIGLTVFRFLLPIEWQQRLDPEEDELDDEATQEFVDRWVDDNRVMYSQHTVGGSHEMVDVIRNTSVAFDLLVVGRRAESVESPLTAGISDWSEHLELGVLGDLLTSADFGSRLSTLVVQQQTMAAAGELYPV, from the exons ATGTCGCTGGCGGGGGAGGTCGTTGTCAACAGAAGCCTCTACTGCTTCGAGCACAGCTCCGGCCGCCCCACCTCCTCCGGCGtcttcgccggcgacgacccccTCAAGTTCTACTTCCCCCTCCTCCTCTACCACAtctgcatcatcttcatcctctccCACGCCATGTACGCCGTGTTCCGCCGTGTTGGCATCCCGCTGGTCATCTCCCAGATCCTC GCCGGCACGCTGCTGGGGCCGTCGATCCTGGGCCACTACCTCCCACACATCGGCGAGGTCTTCGCCACGCCCGAGGGTTGGGTGCAGATCAACACGGTCGGCGGCTACGCCTTCACGCTCCATATCTTCACCATCGGCGTCAAGACGGACCTCGGCATGATCGTCAAGTCCGGGAAGAAGGCCATCGCCATCGCCGTCCTTGGCACCGCCGCTCCGCACCTCGCCATGTACGTGACGGCCCTCGCGCTCAGCGATCGCATCCCCAAGCAATGGACCGACACCTTCCTCCTCACCAACCTTAACTCCTGGTGGTCGCTCTCGGCCTTCATCGTGGTCTGCTGCACGCTGGATGACCTCCACCTTCTCTCCTCCAAGCTCGGCCGCCTCGCCATGTCCGCCGCCCTCATCGGAGACTTCGCCAACACCTTTGCCATCGCCGGCGTCACATCCTACCTCCTCCAGGCAAGCCCCGAGGAGAAGCTGCAGCGGATTGGCTTCGCCTCGTCGCTCTCATTCACCGTCTTCATCGCGCTCATGGGGCTGGTGGCGCGGCCGGTGATCCTGCGGCTGATCAGGGACGTGCCGGAGGGCGGCATCCTCTCTGAGTCCCGCCTTGTCGCCGTGCTGCTCATCTCCATCACGTGCAGCTTCGCCGGCGAGCTCCTCGGCCTCCACGCGACGTACGGGCCGTTCATGCTGGGGCTCATGCTCCCCGGCGGCGCCCCGCTGGGTGTGACCCTGGCGGAGCGGCTGgaccggctcgtcgccggcgtgctgaCGCCGCTGCTCATCGCGCAGGGAGGGATGCGGATGAACGTCCACATGATCACGGACGCCTCCACCTGCGGCCTCCTGGAGGTGTTCTTGGTCGTCGGCATCGTCGCCAAGTTTGTGGCGTGCATGGTGCCGTGCTTGTACTGCCAGATACCGGTCCGGGAATCCGTGGCCGTCGGCCTCATGATGAACTTCAAGGGCATCACGGAGGTGGTGTACGCCTCGGCGTTCATGGACTCCAAGGTGCTGGACGACCAGGCGTACGCGGCCTTCATGATCAACGTGCTGGTGGTCGGCGCCGCGACAGGGGCGGCAGTCAAGTACATGTACCACCCGGAGGAGAAGTACGTGGCGAACCAGCGGCGCACGGTGGAGAGCAAGAAGGTCGGCGAGGAGCTCCGGGTGCTGGCGTGCGTCCACTCGCAGGTGGACGTGGCACCGGTGGTGGCGCTGCTTGACGCGGCCAGCCCGACGCCGACGACGCCGGTCTCGGTGTACCTCCTCCACCTTCTGCCGCTCGCCGGGCTCACCAGCTCTGTGCTCCGCTCCTTCAAGCACAGCGACCGGCACTGCGTCCCGACGGGGTCCAAGGCCACCGAGTCGGAGCGCGTCGTCAACGCCTTCCAGTTCTTCGTGGACCAGCGGCAGCAGGGCTCCTCGTCGCTGCTGCCATACGTGTGCATCGCGCCCTACGCCACCATGCACAACGACGTGTGCACCGTCGCGCTCGAGAAGCGCGCCATGCTCATCATCGTGCCCTTCCACAAGCGCCTCGCCATTGACGGCTCCGTGGAGCCCACGTCGCCCAACGCCGGCGCCATCCAGGACACCAACATCAACATACTCAACTACGCGCCCTGCTCCGTCGCCATCCTCGTCGACCGAGGCAGCCTCTCCGGCGTGGCCAGCACCGCGTCCATCGACACCATCGACGGATTGTTCCCGCATCGCGTCGCCATGTACTTCCTCGGCGGGCCGGACGACCGGGAGGCGATGGCGCTGGCGGCGTACATGGCGGAGGACGCGCCGATCGGCCTCACCGTGTTCCGGTTCCTGCTGCCGATAGAGTGGCAGCAGCGGCTGGACCCCGAGGAGGACGAGCTGGACGACGAGGCGACGCAGGAGTTCGTCGACCGGTGGGTGGACGACAACCGGGTCATGTACAGCCAGCACACCGTCGGCGGCTCCCACGAGATGGTGGACGTCATCCGGAACACGAGCGTGGCGTTCGACCTGCTCGTGGTCGGCCGGCGAGCCGAGAGCGTCGAGTCGCCGCTGACGGCCGGCATATCGGACTGGAGCGAGCACCTGGAGCTCGGCGTTCTCGGGGACCTGCTCACGTCCGCCGACTTTGGATCCCGGTTGTCCACGCTGGTCGTGCAGCAGCAGACCATGGCGGCCGCCGGTGAGCTGTACCCCGTTTGA
- the LOC123119585 gene encoding F-box/LRR-repeat protein At3g26922, whose product MEMEPGGPSSKKVKSAAVNSRQEAQAPPTPASPATEAPCLDPAETPPAADEDDGRVDRISNLPDPILGEIVSLLRTKDGARTQILASRWRHIWRTAPLNLDCRRLPDEEHGLTGVVSRIISAHPGPGRRLRIPAYYLQDRAATVDAWLRSPALDQLQELEFCHVSNCRPRLLRPLAPPPASTFRFSPTLRVVTIGRCLLPDSTVQGLHLPQLKQLALERVSISEGTLCGLIARCPALECLLIYYSFGFQCARINSLSLISIGVRLRHRYLSDHETDEPQFRELIIENAPSLERLLRVDILDGLHVSIISAPKLETLGSLHGEMYLSSSILQCCLLCFIKRLPSDSHTTVVGAVKVLYVRITCLDIGTTLQLLRCFPCLEKLYIQQSISGDLNLWKRKHRDLIKCLDLRLKTVVMQFYRGIRAQVNFATFFILNARMLELMSFKVDTEYYCRAFLAEQRKELQLEKRASRGARFHFQTDRLLRCYSMINNVRDLDLSDPFVCKR is encoded by the exons ATGGAAATGGAGCCGGGCGGTCCTAGTTCGAAGAAAGTTAAGTCAGCGGCCGTCAACAGCCGCCAAGAGGCACAGGCGCCGCCGACGCCGGCGTCGCCGGCAACTGAAGCCCCCTGTCTGGACCCTGCAGAGACGCCGCCCGcagctgatgaagatgatggacgCGTCGACCGCATCAGCAACCTCCCCGACCCCATCCTCGGTGAGATCGTCTCCCTCCTCCGCaccaaggacggcgcccgcacccaGATCCTCGCGTCCCGGTGGCGCCACATCTGGCGCACCGCGCCTCTCAACCTCGACTGCCGTCGTCTCCCCGACGAGGAGCACGGGCTCACCGGCGTGGTGTCGCGAATCATTTCCGCCCACCCGGGGCCCGGCCGCCGGCTCCGCATCCCCGCGTATTACCTCCAGGACCGGGCAGCAACCGTGGACGCCTGGCTCCGGTCCCCCGCCCTCGACCAGCTTCAGGAGCTTGAGTTCTGCCATGTCTCGAACTGTCGGCCACGACTGCTTCGGCCGTTGGCACCGCCACCTGCCTCCACATTCCGTTTTTCACCGACCCTCCGTGTTGTCACCATCGGGAGATGCCTCCTCCCGGACAGCACCGTCCAAGGGCTTCACCTCCCCCAACTTAAGCAGCTGGCGCTTGAACGGGTGAGCATCTCTGAGGGCACGCTCTGTGGCCTGATTGCCAGGTGCCCCGCCTTGGAGTGCTTGCTGATATACTACAGCTTTGGTTTCCAATGCGCTCGGATCAACTCCCTTAGCCTTATAAGCATAGGTGTGCGTCTGCGGCATCGTTATCTTTCTGATCATGAGACAGATGAGCCGCAGTTCAGAGAACTCATCATCGAGAATGCCCCTTCCCTTGAGAGGTTGCTCCGTGTCGATATACTTGATGGCCTGCATGTATCCATAATCTCCGCGCCTAAGCTGGAAACCTTAGGTTCCCTTCATGGTGAGATGTACCTCAGTTCCTCAATTCTTCAG TGTTGTCTTTTATGCTTCATAAAGCGATTGCCCAGTGATAGCCACACGACGGTGGTTGGCGCTGTCAAGGTCTTGTATGTCAGAATTACTTGTCTGGATATAGGCACGACACTTCAGTTGTTGAGATGTTTTCCATGCTTGGAGAAGTTGTACATTCAGCAG TCGATATCAGGGGATCTGAATTTGTGGAAGCGTAAACACCGGGACCTAATCAAGTGTCTTGACCTTCGTCTAAAGACGGTAGTTATGCAATTTTATCGGGGCATCAGGGCGCAAGTTAACTTTGCCACATTCTTCATACTGAACGCGAGAATGCTGGAGTTGATGTCATTCAAAGTTGACACCGAATATTACTGCCGGGCCTTTTTAGCAGAACAGCGCAAGGAGCTTCAGTTGGAGAAACGGGCTTCAAGAGGTGCTCGGTTTCACTTTCAAACTGACAGACTTCTCCGCTGTTATTCGATGATCAATAATGTCCGTGATTTGGATTTAAGTGATCCGTTCGTATGTAAGCGTTGA